The Corynebacterium confusum genome has a window encoding:
- the dnaA gene encoding chromosomal replication initiator protein DnaA, whose product MSDPQANINATWRTVVDDLLAQSEQPDSDVPTFTHSQRLYLQIARPIMVMNGYALIAAPDETGKRTLEQELGHYITKSLNRHLASPCALAVTVAAPEAPAAPQPTPEPEPEPEPGLHQVDVTKMPDFPHQITDPAAAQTATQPAPEQREFSEQPHRREPWSQTHAPASLDELADHYQQQQPDAPAPVEQPQQTPHYGNRMPREEPAHDPNRDQSLNPKHTFDSFVIGSSNRFANGAAVAVAENPARAYNPLFIWGGSGLGKTHLLHAAGNYAQYLHKGLRVKYVSSEEFTNDYINSLRDDRQESFKRRYRNLDILMVDDIQFLEGKESTQEEFFHTFNALHQANKQIILSSDRPPKQLTTLEDRLRTRFEGGLITDIQPPDLETRIAILMKKAAADGTTVDRAVLEHIASRFESSIRELEGALIRVSAYSSLVNEPINVEMAEIALRDLAPDAADAQITPATIMDVTAEYFDIEVSTLTGAGKKRTVAHARQLAMYLCRELTELSLPKIGDHFGGKDHTTVMYADRKIRKEMTEKRATYDEIQTLTQRIKARGRS is encoded by the coding sequence GTGTCTGATCCGCAAGCGAACATAAACGCCACCTGGCGAACTGTGGTCGATGATCTCCTGGCTCAATCCGAGCAGCCAGACTCCGACGTACCAACCTTTACCCACTCCCAGCGCCTGTACCTGCAGATCGCCCGGCCCATCATGGTCATGAACGGCTACGCGCTGATCGCCGCGCCCGATGAAACCGGCAAGCGCACCCTCGAGCAGGAACTGGGACACTACATCACCAAGTCCCTCAACCGGCACCTGGCCAGCCCCTGCGCCCTGGCCGTGACGGTCGCCGCCCCCGAGGCCCCCGCCGCGCCGCAGCCCACGCCCGAGCCCGAACCGGAGCCCGAACCGGGCCTGCACCAAGTGGACGTGACCAAGATGCCGGACTTCCCGCACCAGATCACGGATCCGGCCGCCGCCCAGACCGCTACGCAGCCGGCACCGGAGCAGCGCGAATTCAGCGAACAGCCGCACCGCCGCGAGCCGTGGTCCCAGACCCACGCGCCAGCCAGTCTGGACGAACTGGCGGATCACTACCAGCAGCAACAGCCGGACGCCCCCGCCCCGGTGGAGCAACCGCAGCAGACGCCGCACTACGGCAACCGGATGCCGCGCGAGGAGCCGGCGCACGACCCGAACCGCGATCAGTCCCTGAACCCGAAGCACACCTTCGACAGCTTCGTCATCGGCTCGTCCAACCGCTTCGCCAACGGCGCGGCCGTCGCAGTCGCCGAAAACCCGGCCCGCGCTTACAACCCCCTGTTCATCTGGGGCGGCTCCGGCTTGGGCAAGACGCACTTGCTCCACGCCGCCGGCAACTACGCGCAGTACCTGCACAAGGGCCTGCGGGTCAAGTACGTTTCCTCCGAAGAATTCACCAACGACTACATCAACTCCCTGCGCGACGACCGCCAGGAATCCTTCAAGCGGCGCTACCGCAACCTGGACATCCTCATGGTCGACGACATCCAGTTCCTGGAGGGCAAGGAGTCGACGCAGGAGGAATTCTTCCACACCTTCAACGCCTTGCACCAGGCCAACAAGCAGATCATTTTGTCGTCTGACCGCCCGCCCAAGCAGCTGACCACCCTGGAGGACCGCCTGCGCACCCGCTTTGAGGGCGGGCTCATCACGGATATTCAGCCGCCAGACCTGGAAACGCGCATTGCCATCCTGATGAAGAAGGCGGCCGCCGACGGCACCACCGTCGACCGCGCGGTCCTGGAGCACATCGCCTCCCGCTTCGAGTCCTCGATCCGCGAGCTCGAGGGCGCGCTCATCCGCGTCTCGGCCTATTCTTCGCTGGTCAACGAGCCCATCAACGTCGAGATGGCCGAGATCGCCCTGCGGGACCTGGCCCCGGATGCCGCCGATGCCCAGATCACCCCGGCCACCATCATGGACGTGACCGCGGAGTACTTCGACATCGAGGTCTCCACGCTGACCGGCGCCGGCAAGAAGCGCACCGTCGCCCACGCGCGCCAGCTGGCCATGTACTTGTGCCGCGAGCTCACCGAGCTTTCCCTGCCGAAGATCGGCGATCACTTCGGCGGTAAGGACCACACCACCGTCATGTACGCCGATCGCAAGATCCGCAAGGAAATGACGGAAAAGCGCGCGACCTACGACGAGATCCAAACCCTGACCCAGAGGATCAAGGCCCGCGGGCGCAGCTAA
- a CDS encoding DciA family protein produces MARWVEREEFDPDDPVSEFFHRIRLTAKNPPKLARRARKLRMEPGREDLSVPGIAGKLLGNVAERPKRDADDETQETGDERDIHSISSLKRYTEIDNYQGYQEGRPSGADGRRVARSIGVPSLGMALGREIIERGWQQDLAHGWIMGHWALLVGERIAAHTRPEKIDGQTVYIQTDNSNWATELRYLQRQIIKRIAETIGPDVVTELKIVGPKQHRNYQGRMWVKPQGSQDTYG; encoded by the coding sequence GTGGCGCGCTGGGTAGAACGTGAAGAATTTGATCCCGACGACCCGGTCAGTGAGTTCTTTCACCGCATTCGCCTGACGGCCAAGAACCCGCCCAAGCTGGCTCGCCGGGCCCGCAAGCTGCGGATGGAACCCGGCCGCGAGGACCTTTCGGTACCCGGCATCGCCGGCAAATTACTGGGAAACGTGGCGGAGCGTCCAAAGCGCGACGCGGATGACGAGACCCAGGAGACCGGCGACGAGCGGGATATTCACTCGATTTCCTCGCTCAAGCGGTATACCGAGATAGACAACTACCAGGGCTACCAGGAGGGCCGTCCCAGCGGCGCCGACGGCCGCCGGGTGGCACGCTCCATCGGCGTCCCCAGCCTCGGCATGGCGCTGGGCCGCGAAATCATCGAGCGCGGGTGGCAGCAGGACCTGGCCCACGGCTGGATCATGGGGCACTGGGCCCTGCTGGTCGGAGAGCGCATCGCCGCGCACACCCGGCCAGAAAAGATTGATGGGCAGACGGTCTATATCCAGACCGATAACTCCAACTGGGCCACGGAGCTGCGCTACCTGCAGCGTCAGATCATCAAGCGAATCGCCGAGACCATCGGCCCCGACGTCGTCACCGAGCTGAAGATCGTAGGCCCCAAGCAACACCGCAACTACCAGGGCCGCATGTGGGTCAAACCTCAAGGCTCCCAAGATACCTACGGCTAA
- a CDS encoding ABC transporter ATP-binding protein produces the protein MQKTTKSQADASPGLHARTVTKKFGSQMVFQNLDLDIAPGEFVAVIGPSGSGKTTLLNLLSGLDTPTSGDINAPSRRQRAFIFQDYNLLEALNARHNAELTSRLIGRKVSKAVVDRTFRLLGIESLKERLPHQLSGGQQQRVAVARAVIAEVPYIFADEPTGALDDTSASAVLDCLGQAAQQGSTVVMVTHSEAAAARADRIIDLGRVSAWDAE, from the coding sequence ATGCAGAAGACAACGAAGTCCCAGGCGGATGCGTCACCTGGGCTACACGCAAGGACAGTAACCAAGAAATTCGGGTCGCAGATGGTTTTTCAGAACCTCGACCTCGACATTGCCCCGGGTGAGTTCGTGGCCGTGATCGGGCCGTCTGGCTCCGGCAAAACCACGCTGCTCAACCTACTGTCGGGATTGGATACCCCGACCAGTGGCGACATCAATGCCCCGAGCCGCCGGCAACGTGCCTTCATCTTCCAAGATTACAACCTCCTCGAGGCGCTTAACGCACGACACAACGCGGAGTTGACTAGCCGTCTCATCGGCCGGAAGGTGAGTAAGGCGGTCGTCGACCGCACATTCCGGCTGCTGGGTATAGAAAGCCTGAAAGAACGCTTACCGCATCAGCTATCAGGAGGGCAGCAGCAGCGGGTAGCCGTTGCCCGAGCGGTCATCGCGGAAGTCCCCTATATCTTTGCTGATGAGCCCACCGGCGCCCTCGATGATACGAGTGCGTCCGCGGTTTTGGATTGTTTAGGACAAGCTGCCCAGCAGGGCAGCACCGTGGTGATGGTGACTCACTCCGAGGCAGCCGCTGCACGGGCCGACCGGATCATTGATTTGGGGAGGGTGTCAGCATGGGACGCGGAATAG
- the gyrB gene encoding DNA topoisomerase (ATP-hydrolyzing) subunit B: protein MAEQPAYDSGSITILEGLEAVRKRPGMYIGSTGIRGLHHLIWEVVDNSVDEAMAGYATKVTVRLLKDGGVEVIDDGRGIPVSMHASGAPTVQVVMTQLHAGGKFDSDSYAVSGGLHGVGISVVNALSTRVEAEIKRDGKHWYQNFVNAIPEDLVEGGNARGTGTTVRFWADPEIFETTDYDYDTIARRLQEMAFLNKGLTIELVDERVTQEQLELEAIAEAESGESQLDAASFDDADINEDPADPESAEEQAEDKPKKKLQKKATFYYPEGLVDYVKFLNKTKTGIHPTIVSFDAIGEDHEVEVALQWNQGYKESVHTFANTINTYEGGTHEEGFRAALTSLMNRYAKEHKLLKEKDGNLSGEDCREGLAAVISVKVGDPQFEGQTKTKLGNSEIKGFVQRAVNEHVNDWFDANPAEAKAIINKAVSSAHARQAARKAREMVRRKSATDLGGLPGKLADCRSKDPKISELYIVEGDSAGGSAKAGRDSLYQAILPLRGKILNVEKARMDKVLKNAEVQAIITALGTGIHEEFDISKLRYHKIVLMADADVDGQHIATLLLTLLFRFMPQLVEEGHVYLANPPLYKLKWSKGTPGYAFSDDERDEQLQEGLNAGRKINKDDGIQRYKGLGEMNAKELWETTLDPTTRILRRVDLEDAQRADELFSILMGDDVSARRSFITRRAKDVRFLDV from the coding sequence GTGGCTGAACAACCAGCATATGATTCCGGGTCAATTACGATCCTGGAGGGCCTCGAGGCAGTTCGCAAACGCCCGGGCATGTACATCGGTTCCACCGGCATACGCGGCCTGCACCACCTGATCTGGGAGGTCGTGGACAACTCGGTCGATGAGGCGATGGCAGGTTACGCCACCAAGGTAACCGTGCGCCTGCTCAAGGACGGCGGGGTAGAGGTCATCGATGATGGCCGCGGTATCCCGGTCTCCATGCACGCTTCCGGCGCGCCCACCGTGCAGGTGGTCATGACCCAGCTGCACGCGGGCGGCAAGTTCGACTCGGATTCCTACGCGGTTTCCGGCGGCCTGCACGGCGTGGGTATCTCCGTGGTCAACGCGCTGTCCACGCGCGTCGAGGCGGAGATCAAGCGCGACGGGAAGCACTGGTACCAGAACTTCGTCAACGCCATCCCGGAGGACCTGGTCGAGGGCGGCAACGCCCGCGGGACCGGCACCACCGTCCGCTTCTGGGCGGATCCGGAAATCTTCGAAACCACCGATTACGACTACGACACGATCGCGCGTCGCCTGCAGGAGATGGCCTTCCTGAACAAGGGCCTGACCATCGAGCTGGTGGACGAGCGCGTGACCCAGGAGCAGCTCGAGCTCGAGGCCATCGCCGAGGCCGAGTCCGGGGAGTCGCAACTGGATGCCGCCTCCTTCGACGACGCCGACATCAACGAGGATCCGGCCGACCCGGAATCCGCTGAGGAGCAGGCGGAGGATAAGCCGAAGAAGAAGCTGCAGAAGAAGGCCACGTTCTACTACCCCGAGGGGCTGGTGGACTACGTGAAGTTCCTCAACAAGACCAAGACTGGGATTCACCCGACCATCGTCAGCTTCGACGCCATCGGTGAGGACCACGAAGTCGAGGTCGCGCTGCAGTGGAACCAGGGCTACAAGGAGTCCGTCCACACCTTCGCGAACACGATTAACACCTACGAAGGCGGTACTCACGAGGAGGGCTTCCGCGCGGCGCTGACCTCCCTGATGAACCGTTACGCCAAGGAGCACAAGCTGCTCAAGGAAAAGGACGGCAACCTCTCCGGCGAAGACTGCCGTGAGGGCCTGGCCGCGGTCATTTCCGTTAAGGTCGGCGACCCGCAGTTCGAGGGCCAGACCAAGACCAAGCTGGGCAACTCCGAGATCAAGGGCTTCGTGCAGCGCGCGGTCAACGAGCATGTCAATGACTGGTTCGACGCCAACCCGGCGGAGGCCAAGGCCATCATCAACAAGGCCGTCTCTTCGGCCCACGCGCGCCAGGCTGCCCGCAAGGCCCGCGAGATGGTCCGCCGCAAGTCTGCCACCGACCTGGGCGGCCTGCCCGGCAAGCTGGCGGATTGCCGTTCCAAGGACCCGAAGATTTCGGAGCTCTACATCGTGGAGGGCGACTCCGCAGGTGGTTCCGCTAAGGCCGGCCGTGACTCCCTCTACCAGGCGATCCTGCCGCTGCGCGGCAAGATCCTGAATGTGGAGAAGGCCCGCATGGACAAGGTGCTCAAAAACGCCGAGGTCCAGGCCATCATCACCGCGCTGGGCACGGGTATCCACGAGGAATTCGATATCTCCAAGCTGCGCTACCACAAGATCGTGCTGATGGCCGACGCCGATGTCGACGGCCAGCACATCGCCACGCTGCTGCTGACCCTGCTGTTCCGCTTCATGCCGCAGCTGGTTGAGGAAGGCCACGTCTACCTGGCTAACCCGCCGCTCTACAAGCTGAAGTGGTCCAAGGGCACCCCGGGTTACGCCTTCTCCGACGACGAGCGCGACGAGCAGCTTCAGGAGGGCCTGAACGCCGGCCGCAAGATCAACAAGGACGACGGCATCCAGCGCTACAAGGGCCTGGGCGAGATGAACGCCAAGGAGCTGTGGGAGACCACCCTGGATCCGACGACCCGCATCCTGCGTCGCGTGGATCTGGAAGACGCCCAGCGCGCCGACGAGCTGTTCTCCATCCTCATGGGCGATGACGTTTCGGCCCGCCGTTCGTTTATCACCCGCCGCGCCAAGGACGTCCGTTTCCTCGACGTCTAA
- the dnaN gene encoding DNA polymerase III subunit beta, which produces MDDSSSVSFRVAKDDLSSAVAWVARNLPTKVTQPVLRAMLITADEQGLELTGFDYEVSTRVRIPAEVENPGRIAVAGKLIAEIVANLPNQAVDLRLDGNKVLLTCSSSRFELPLIPLDDYPQLPTLPEVTGTINPQLFVDAIFQVASAAGKDDTLPMLTGVHMDIQGKTIHLTATDRFRLAMRTVEWEPQDDSVEAKLLVPAKTLQDNARTLDTSLNTPVEIAVGTGENIGGDGLFGLHADSRETTTRMLDADFPNVAPLLPKTHTAMASIEIGPLQEAIRRVSLLTERNAQIRMQFTSGQVILSAGGSDSGTAEETLPCAFSGVSELIIAFNPSYLKDGLGVVHTDRVVFGFTEPSRPAIMIPEPENMPEADADGNFPTPETDFTYLLMPVRLPG; this is translated from the coding sequence ATGGATGATTCCTCTTCCGTGTCATTCCGCGTGGCCAAGGACGACCTGTCCAGCGCAGTCGCCTGGGTTGCTCGCAACCTGCCGACCAAGGTCACGCAGCCTGTCCTGCGCGCTATGCTCATCACCGCTGACGAGCAGGGACTGGAACTTACCGGCTTTGATTACGAGGTATCCACGCGCGTGCGGATCCCGGCGGAAGTGGAAAACCCCGGCCGAATTGCCGTTGCCGGCAAGCTGATCGCTGAGATTGTGGCTAACCTGCCCAACCAGGCGGTGGATCTGCGCCTGGACGGCAACAAGGTTTTGCTGACCTGTAGCTCCTCCCGCTTCGAGCTGCCGCTGATCCCCCTGGATGACTACCCGCAGCTGCCGACGCTGCCGGAGGTCACCGGCACCATCAACCCGCAGCTCTTCGTGGACGCGATCTTCCAGGTCGCCTCCGCCGCCGGTAAGGATGACACCCTGCCCATGCTCACGGGCGTGCACATGGACATCCAGGGCAAGACCATTCACCTCACGGCCACGGACCGTTTCCGCCTGGCCATGCGCACGGTGGAATGGGAACCGCAGGATGACAGCGTCGAGGCCAAGCTCCTAGTCCCAGCGAAGACCCTCCAGGACAACGCCCGCACGCTGGATACCAGCCTGAACACCCCGGTCGAGATCGCCGTGGGTACCGGCGAGAACATCGGCGGCGACGGCCTGTTCGGCCTGCACGCTGACAGCCGGGAGACCACCACGCGCATGCTGGACGCGGACTTCCCGAACGTCGCCCCGCTGCTGCCGAAGACCCACACCGCGATGGCTTCCATTGAGATTGGTCCGCTGCAGGAAGCCATCCGGCGCGTGTCCCTGCTGACGGAGCGCAACGCGCAGATCCGCATGCAGTTCACCTCCGGCCAGGTGATCCTGTCTGCCGGCGGTTCGGATTCCGGTACCGCAGAGGAAACCCTGCCGTGTGCCTTCTCCGGCGTTTCGGAGCTCATCATCGCGTTCAACCCGAGCTACCTGAAGGATGGCCTGGGCGTGGTGCACACCGACCGCGTGGTCTTCGGCTTCACCGAGCCGTCTCGGCCGGCCATCATGATCCCGGAACCCGAAAACATGCCGGAGGCAGACGCAGACGGTAATTTCCCCACCCCGGAGACCGACTTCACTTACCTGCTTATGCCGGTTCGCCTGCCCGGTTAA
- a CDS encoding response regulator transcription factor produces the protein MTKTDSSTQPLTIVLAEDSVLLREGLRELLSALGHEVHTVNDADQLKQQVRLVQPDIVVTDVRMPPEHRDDGLRAAHDLRSEWEATGAGNLPVVVLSQYVAASYLDSLLEHGGFGYLLKERIADVAELNRTLGEVVGGGIAVDPEVISSLLQSRRSGIANLTPRETEVLELMARGLSNGEIQQRLVLTAGAVSKHVANVFMKLGFSPQDDNRRVKAVLLWLRHH, from the coding sequence ATGACTAAAACCGATTCCTCTACCCAGCCGTTAACCATCGTCTTGGCGGAAGACTCTGTCCTGTTGCGCGAGGGTCTGCGCGAACTCTTGTCAGCGCTCGGGCACGAGGTTCATACCGTTAACGATGCCGACCAGCTCAAACAACAGGTCCGCCTGGTCCAACCGGATATCGTGGTAACGGATGTTCGCATGCCCCCGGAACACAGGGACGACGGATTGCGCGCTGCTCACGACCTGCGGAGTGAATGGGAAGCTACCGGGGCCGGTAACCTGCCCGTGGTGGTTTTGTCCCAGTACGTTGCCGCCAGCTACCTCGACTCCCTGCTCGAGCACGGCGGGTTCGGATACCTGCTGAAAGAACGTATCGCGGACGTAGCTGAACTAAACCGTACCCTGGGCGAGGTAGTAGGTGGTGGAATCGCCGTGGATCCCGAGGTCATTTCCTCGCTTCTGCAATCGCGTCGCTCCGGTATAGCCAACCTCACCCCGCGGGAGACAGAGGTCCTAGAACTCATGGCACGAGGCTTGAGCAACGGCGAAATCCAACAGCGCCTCGTGCTTACCGCCGGTGCCGTCAGCAAACACGTGGCCAACGTCTTCATGAAACTGGGCTTTAGCCCCCAGGACGACAACCGCCGCGTCAAAGCCGTGCTTTTGTGGTTACGTCACCACTAA
- a CDS encoding FtsX-like permease family protein, producing MGRGIAYVLYSEFVASAWSWVAVAVSMAMGGLSAALALLLLDAGGDEAGALGGSILGMAVLVIVAVSFSQLRLIITERAYTFARWKLSGMPGWLVFVLLGVLIMAVCLLGAFLGAQQAHWFVEPALEQLRADGIPLGNPSEDFPAKAIATWVCAGAGIVGGWLPLWRVARRDPARVPPFPETEAGPWAKAWRVGRTVIAYGLLAALIYPAVARKITEPDEVMSWGMGLIMAFVVLGGWLVPSLVQLTCAGRLAGPLAQVAAANLRARVRFAAPQIVPWVLVGTLFFGVGSALRIGGAEQGASYSSPGVFVVVLAPVLGPALVAACVIPLLLRRRVSRDARGLFLSGAGRGEHSILQVWEAAYLTAATALAVLVLGIIVVAPLQASLGHGFFPSSWWGQLWWTPFIIVIGAMFLVTAAIRIAVSRASNPGCAAGSVPCR from the coding sequence ATGGGACGCGGAATAGCCTATGTCTTATATAGTGAATTCGTCGCTAGCGCTTGGTCCTGGGTGGCGGTCGCGGTGTCCATGGCGATGGGAGGATTAAGCGCTGCACTAGCCCTGTTGCTCTTGGATGCCGGCGGTGATGAGGCTGGTGCCCTGGGCGGCAGCATCTTGGGGATGGCGGTACTGGTGATTGTGGCAGTGAGCTTCTCGCAGCTTCGGCTGATTATCACCGAGCGGGCATATACCTTTGCGCGTTGGAAGCTTAGCGGGATGCCAGGATGGCTGGTTTTTGTACTGTTAGGCGTGCTCATCATGGCGGTGTGCCTCCTCGGGGCTTTCCTAGGCGCTCAACAGGCCCACTGGTTTGTCGAGCCCGCGCTGGAGCAATTACGTGCCGATGGAATTCCGCTCGGTAACCCTTCCGAAGACTTTCCCGCGAAAGCTATTGCTACGTGGGTCTGCGCTGGTGCGGGCATCGTCGGCGGGTGGTTGCCGCTATGGCGGGTCGCACGGAGAGATCCGGCTCGTGTCCCGCCGTTCCCGGAAACGGAGGCTGGCCCGTGGGCGAAAGCCTGGCGGGTCGGTCGGACGGTTATCGCCTACGGCCTGTTGGCCGCCTTAATCTATCCGGCCGTAGCTAGGAAGATCACTGAGCCGGACGAGGTGATGTCCTGGGGCATGGGCCTGATTATGGCCTTCGTCGTCCTCGGGGGATGGTTGGTACCGTCCCTCGTACAGCTGACCTGCGCGGGACGGCTGGCCGGGCCTTTAGCACAGGTCGCGGCAGCCAACCTGCGGGCCCGGGTGCGCTTTGCAGCCCCGCAGATCGTGCCGTGGGTATTGGTCGGCACGTTGTTTTTCGGCGTTGGTTCGGCGCTCCGGATCGGGGGAGCAGAGCAGGGAGCAAGCTATAGCAGTCCCGGCGTATTTGTCGTCGTCCTAGCTCCAGTGTTGGGGCCCGCGCTCGTGGCTGCCTGCGTCATCCCCTTGCTCTTGCGGCGCCGAGTAAGCCGGGATGCTCGCGGCTTGTTTCTATCCGGAGCGGGCCGCGGCGAGCACTCCATCCTCCAAGTGTGGGAGGCGGCATATCTAACGGCAGCGACGGCTCTTGCCGTCTTGGTGCTGGGCATTATCGTCGTCGCACCCCTCCAGGCCTCCCTGGGTCACGGTTTTTTCCCTTCCAGTTGGTGGGGCCAGCTGTGGTGGACTCCCTTCATCATCGTGATTGGAGCGATGTTCCTGGTGACCGCGGCTATCAGAATTGCGGTTAGCCGCGCGTCTAACCCAGGTTGCGCTGCAGGATCTGTCCCATGTCGGTGA
- a CDS encoding sensor histidine kinase: MGFWSTDNPVLVAAACWPLGIVLFIVLLYGSWGITGLAVKATSVLLSPDQQELDSLLASRTTVIDAFDGERQRIERELHDGPQQYLTALQLNLSTLELALQSNRDPEKALRSARHNVSEALASLRATVRGISPQVLYDEGLQAAIDELLVHSGLDTTRSFSGRERGLDATSALLAYHCVAEALTNATKHGKAQRVAVRVEWMADSVLVSIADDGQGPPATPSTSGTGLVGLRERAADLHGTLTLLPDIRLGGARLELTVPYRNLQERKDD, encoded by the coding sequence GTGGGATTTTGGTCGACCGACAACCCGGTCCTGGTCGCCGCGGCGTGCTGGCCGCTAGGGATAGTCTTGTTTATCGTCCTGCTCTACGGGAGCTGGGGTATCACCGGTTTGGCAGTTAAAGCCACCTCAGTCCTACTCAGCCCGGACCAGCAGGAACTGGACTCTCTCCTCGCCTCGCGCACGACCGTCATCGACGCCTTCGATGGCGAACGCCAACGCATAGAGCGGGAACTACACGATGGCCCGCAGCAATACCTGACTGCGCTGCAGTTAAACCTATCCACCTTAGAGCTGGCGCTGCAGTCTAATCGCGACCCCGAGAAGGCTCTGCGCTCTGCGCGGCACAATGTGAGTGAGGCCCTGGCGAGCCTCCGCGCCACGGTCCGCGGGATCTCGCCCCAAGTCCTTTACGATGAGGGCTTGCAGGCTGCCATCGACGAGTTGCTGGTGCATAGCGGCCTGGATACGACTCGCTCCTTTTCCGGCCGCGAACGCGGGCTAGACGCCACTTCGGCCCTACTGGCCTACCACTGCGTGGCCGAAGCGTTGACCAATGCCACGAAGCACGGCAAAGCCCAGCGTGTGGCGGTGCGCGTCGAATGGATGGCAGACTCTGTCCTCGTCTCCATCGCAGACGATGGTCAAGGCCCGCCGGCCACCCCGAGCACCTCCGGCACCGGGCTAGTGGGACTGCGAGAGCGGGCGGCTGACCTGCACGGCACGTTGACCCTACTGCCCGATATCCGACTTGGTGGGGCACGCCTAGAACTCACCGTACCCTATCGCAACCTGCAGGAGCGAAAAGATGACTAA
- the recF gene encoding DNA replication/repair protein RecF (All proteins in this family for which functions are known are DNA-binding proteins that assist the filamentation of RecA onto DNA for the initiation of recombination or recombinational repair.), with product MYIRDLDLRDYRSWPNLHLQLEPGITLFVGRNGFGKTNIVEAVGYTAHLSSHRVNHDAPLIRQGAQNSRVSMTAVNQGRELTTHLLLKPHAANQAQINRTRLNSPRELLGVVKTVLFCPEDLALVRGEPAERRAYLDTIIASRTPRLAGVKADYDKVLKQRNALLKSASPALRRGYQDDEGVSALSTLDVWDGQLAHLGAQVIAARLELVDALSELIPAAYAGLAPESRPAEITYKSTIDTSDREVLEAVLLAELGNARNREIERGISLVGPHRDDLVLNLGPQPAKGFASHGETWSYTIALRLAEFNLLRQEGSDPVLILDDVFAELDAKRRQKLVHLASDAEQVLITAAVDEDLPDNLETSHRYEVTVRDTDEGRISEISAGDDSADDPEEQ from the coding sequence ATGTATATTCGCGATCTGGATCTGCGGGACTACCGTTCTTGGCCCAACCTGCACTTACAGCTCGAGCCGGGGATCACTCTGTTCGTGGGCCGCAACGGTTTCGGCAAGACGAATATCGTCGAGGCGGTGGGTTATACCGCCCACCTGTCTTCGCACCGCGTCAACCACGACGCCCCGCTCATCCGCCAGGGCGCCCAGAATTCGCGCGTCTCCATGACCGCGGTCAACCAGGGCCGGGAGCTCACCACGCACCTTTTGCTCAAGCCCCATGCCGCGAACCAGGCCCAGATCAACCGCACCCGCCTGAACTCGCCCCGCGAGCTGTTGGGCGTGGTCAAGACCGTGCTCTTTTGCCCGGAGGACCTGGCCTTGGTCCGCGGCGAGCCGGCCGAGCGCCGAGCCTACTTGGACACCATCATCGCCTCGCGCACCCCGCGGCTAGCCGGGGTCAAGGCGGATTACGACAAGGTGCTCAAGCAACGCAACGCCTTGCTGAAGTCGGCATCGCCGGCCCTGCGCCGCGGCTACCAGGACGACGAGGGCGTCTCGGCGCTTTCCACATTGGATGTGTGGGACGGGCAGCTGGCGCACTTGGGTGCCCAGGTGATCGCCGCCCGTCTCGAGCTTGTCGATGCCCTCTCCGAGCTCATCCCCGCCGCTTACGCGGGGCTGGCTCCCGAGTCGCGCCCAGCGGAGATTACGTACAAGTCCACGATCGACACCAGCGACCGCGAGGTCTTAGAAGCCGTGCTGCTGGCGGAGCTGGGCAACGCCCGCAACCGGGAGATCGAACGCGGGATTTCCCTGGTTGGGCCACACCGCGACGATCTCGTCCTGAATCTGGGACCGCAGCCGGCCAAGGGCTTCGCCAGCCACGGCGAGACCTGGTCGTACACCATCGCCCTGCGTTTGGCGGAGTTTAACCTGCTGCGCCAGGAGGGAAGCGACCCGGTGCTGATCCTGGACGATGTCTTCGCGGAGTTGGATGCGAAGCGCCGGCAGAAGCTCGTGCACCTAGCCAGCGACGCCGAACAGGTACTCATCACCGCCGCGGTGGACGAGGATCTGCCGGACAACCTCGAGACCAGCCACCGCTACGAGGTCACTGTGCGCGATACCGACGAGGGCCGAATCTCGGAAATCTCCGCGGGAGACGATTCCGCGGACGACCCGGAGGAGCAGTAG